A genomic segment from Nicotiana sylvestris chromosome 1, ASM39365v2, whole genome shotgun sequence encodes:
- the LOC104235132 gene encoding uncharacterized protein, translating into MGNPSISSSQSKKMEEEEVLNSRGESEKPPEDDCCPICFGDFSIPCKTNCGHWFCASCILQLWRYRSTLQRCKCPICCRPINKLVPEASLLIQQEEDVIELLKKIECYNHLYIGGAYGVFLKVLAIPLLTRRILRSVMDGLMNPDQIRLNYYLMRVLALLLSWIYCSCQFEFIPTGGLGIWRLFDLCAIFMVATFSLAGLYQRWVLRRRVRQLAILPAQPY; encoded by the exons ATGGGAAACCCTAGCATTTCTAGCTCACAAAGTAAGAAGATGGAGGAGGAAGAGGTTTTAAATAGTAGAGGGGAAAGTGAAAAGCCACCAGAAGATGACTGTTGTCCCATTTGCTTTGGAGATTTCTCCATTCCTTGCAAAACAAACTGTGGTCACTGGTTTTGTG CAAGTTGCATATTGCAGCTCTGGCGCTACAGATCAACGCTACAGAGATGCAAGTGCCCAATATGCTGTCGCCCCATCAATAAGTTGGTACCAGAGGCATCATTACTTATTCAACAGGAAGAGGATGTCATTGAACTCCTTAAGAAAATTGAGTGCTACAATCACCTTTACATTGGTGGTGCCTATGGGGTTTTTCTG AAGGTACTAGCAATACCACTTTTAACGAGAAGAATTCTCCGGTCTGTAATGGATGGACTGATGAATCCTGATCAAATTCGGTTAAACTATTACCTGATGCGCGTTCTTGCA TTGTTGCTGAGTTGGATCTACTGTAGCTGCCAATTTGAGTTCATTCCTACTG GAGGATTAGGAATCTGGAGACTGTTTGACCTATGTGCTATTTTCATGGTGGCCACTTTCTCCTTGGCTGGCCTATATCAGAGGTGGGTGCTTCGTCGTCGTGTGAGACAGTTGGCTATTCTACCAGCACAGCCCTATTGA